Part of the Helicobacter bilis genome is shown below.
CCTCAAACATAGAAGCTATAAGCCCCCTAAAACTTATACTGCAATCTCACATCACCTTTAACACCAAAGTTACCTTGTATATCAAATAGGCTAGAGATTCCATACTGCAGGGATAAATCATAGTCAAACTTATTATACCCAGTGAAATTCAGCTGAAAGCCAAGCGTATTATTACGCAAATCATAGCCCATAAAGTTTTGTGCGTTGCTAAGGCTTACAAAGATTTGATCACCAGAGCTATACACCCCTTGCTTTGCGATGACTTGTGCGCTATATATCGCATTCTCTTTTACAATGCTATATTCCACACCAGCCCCAATCGCAAGATTAAAATCATTATATGCTTTTTGCTTATAAGTCGTGCCACTAAACGCACCGATACCATTAAAGCCGATATTAATAAGCCCCACTGGCTTTAACACCTGCTTAAACTCTCCAAGTGTCCCAAAGTCAAACTTATACTTATAATACGAGCTCCACAACCAGCCAAATGTCCCAGCTCTCATGCTATCACTTGGCATGTTATTTTGAGATTCTATAGTTTTATTGCTATCCATATAGCTAAAGTTCATATTGCTTTGGACTTCATGCACTTCTTGTATATCAGTATTGACATAGAATCCGACATTATAAAACAACGAAGTATCTTTGATACCACTAAGGCTATAGTTTGACCCACCGATACCAGCCATAGCACCGATTAAGTAGTCATTACTACCAAAGCTAAAGAGTCTATCATAGCCTAAGTTTGTGCCATAAAACACGAGATTCCCACCACTTTGTCCAAAGTAGCCGCCACCGACATTTACCCACGCATTATTCTTTTTTCTCTGTTCTTCGATAGATTCTATAATCATGCGTATTTCATCAAAGGCACTAGGCTCTGTATCACTTGCTACCTCTGCGTTTGCCTGTGTGTTTTGTGCGGTATTCATCACTAGCTTATATTTTGAAAAGGTAGGCTGCATGACTTTTACCTGCATAACCCTTGTATTTATCGCTTCATTATTTGCGTATAGGACTTTATTACTCATCGCAGAGCCATTGTTTGTAGCCATGTTATTCATATTTTGATTTACACCTGCAAGATAGCTATTTAACTCTTGGTGTTGATTTGCCATACCTGCCATTTGCACGAAATCATTTTTAGGATTATGCTGTATGACAATCTCTAGCAATTTATCATCATTGATATAGTTTTTTAACTCATTGTAGCTACTAGGATCTTCTTTGGTAAATTTCACTTTTACTTGTCCATCTTCTACGATAGTAACCCAATATAACGGCGTGTTATTCTCCGCAAATTCAAAATAGATTCTCTTATCCGTGCGATTATCCGTAATGCTTCCAGCAGAAATAAGTGTGTAGTATTTATTGAGCTGAAAGTCTCCATTGCCATTACCGCTACCATTTGGTGCTTTTATGCTTTCATCTAGCTTTACATCAATGCGTGTGCCATTATCTAGCGTGAGATTTTTACCATCATTTTGCACCACTCCGTCTTGCCCCATAGTATTACCTTGCAATTTCAACGCATGGAATCTATCATCATTTGTGCCTGCTTGTGCGGCAAGTTTTGCAGGGTCAGATTCTGAATATGCTTGATTTGTAGGGTTTGTAGCATTTTCGCTTGTAATATCTCTTGAGTTCGCACTATTACTTGCCATATTTGATATAGGCTTATTGTTTTGAGTAGGTTTGCCCACATGCTCTAAAGTCAAGCTTTGCGAGATAGAAAGATTTGCTTGTATAGGCGAAGTGATATGATTTTGTTTTGCCATATCGTGCTTTAAGATTCCAAAGTGGATTCTAGAATCTGCGTCAGTTGTAAGGCTTGTTGTATTATTACCATTATTTCCAAAGCCCTCGCGATTCATATCCCAGCTATTGACATAGACATTGCTACCACCTTTTGCGTCAATATCAAAGTTTTTTTGTGTGCTTTGTGTAACTTGCTTTGTCAAAGGATTCTCATTTACTTTTTCTAAATCAAGGGCAATATATACATTACTTCCACTAGTTGCTTCAAGCTTTTTAATCTCTAGCTTTGAGCCTATCTCGGTTTGAATCTTAGTATCACCACCTTTATCAATTTTCAAAGCATTATTAGAATCTGTCTTAAAAGTTGAGTTATCAGCTATATAGAGATTATGCTTGATTCCATCTGTGCCTTTAAGCGTTACATTTGCAGAATCTTGTAGCCATACATTTTCGCCGTAGAATTTTTGAGCTTCTACACTCCCATTTTTAAATACAAAATTTGTAACATTAAATTTCGCTGTATCTTTTATATCAAATGTTATGCTGCTTAAATTATCCGCAATGATTGTATTAGCATTTAATGCTGTATTTTCTCCATCTAATTTAATGCTATTAAAGTTATCTTTCAGTGTTAAGATTCCACCCTCTGCGATATTGAGACTAGCTCCACCTTTCAAATCCACACTTGCAGTAATATTGCTAAGATTAGAATCTATTTTAGAGCCATCACTTGCTGTGATAGCACCTTTATATTGTGAATCTTGCAAAGCTTTGCCAAAAGCTTCAGAATCTTTTGTGAGAGATTCTTTAGCGTGGGCTGTTAGCGTGATATGGCTTTTTCCTTTAGCGTCAATATTAAACTCTTGTTCTTTACCGCCTAACTCAAAGTTTAACGCCACGCTTGAATTATTAGATTCTAACTTCTTACCATTCCCCAAAAAGCTAGAATCTTTATCTACATTGACATTCAGCTGTAAATTTGTCGCTTTTAGGTTAGAATCTATTTTTCCCCCAGTTGTTAGCACGATATTGCTAATCTTACCATTCATAGATTCATCAGCAAAGCAATCTACCCCGCTTTTACCATTACATTGCGTATCTAGTCCGCGTTGAGTTGTGCCGGTGAGTTCAATGCCTTGCGTGGTTTTTAAAGTCGCTTCGCGTATAACTTCTTGCCTTGTGCCTTGCACTATATCGCGTGTCCCACCGCCTGTTGTCTCTTTGAATCCATCGACAATGATTAGCGTGTTATCTTGGTTTTGCGAAGTGATTTTGTCGCTTACTTCAAGCTTTGAGTTTTTACCCTCTACTAAGATAGAGTTTTTAATATTGGAATCTTGTATATCTTTTGTGCCGTTTTGTATATCTTTTAGCGTGATAGATTTTAGGGTTAGGCTAGATTCATTCATTACGCCGACATTGCCGGTAATATCTGTGCTTGTGCCGGTAATATTTGATTTATCTTTTACAAAAAGATCATAATTTGTTTTTTTATCAAAGCTACCCAAAGAAGAGAGATTATCTAAGTTAAAAGTAGATTTCTCAAAGCCTAGAGATTCTGTAACGCTTAGTTTGCCATTGCCGTTTGTTCCGCCATTGTTTCCAGTAATAATATTGTTGTCATTGCCATTCCCTTTTAAACCTTTAAAGATAAGATTCTTAACTTCAGCGGTGCTGTCCTTATCAATTTTTAAGATTGCGTCAGTTTTATGTGCTTCTCTATCAAGTGTTAAAAAGTCTGCCTTTAAACTTGCCTTATTTTTCAAATCAAGCTTAGCGTTAAAGTCATAAATGCTTGAGTTTATCTTTGTGCCGTCCGCTTCAATACTGCCTTTAAAGTGGATTGTTTGATTTGCAATTTTTTGACTTTCTATTGAAAGTTCTTTTTTCTCTACTTGTTGCTGATACTCAAAGCCATTGCCGGTGGTGTTTTCGCCGTCCTTTTTATCAATATAGTGTTTTATATTTCCGCCAAAGTTTATAGTAGATTGATTGTCTGCTTTAATGTCTGCTTCAAGTGTTGCTTCTCTACCTATATCAAGGTTTGAGTTTTTAAGATCGACTTTGCCGATTTTAAACACTCTATGATCCCAGTCGGGCTGCTCTAGTGTGCTAGGGCGACTTAAGTCCATCCAGCTAGGCAACAGACTGCCTTCTGCTTTTTTTACAAGTTCCAAAAGATTATGTTTTACGCTTGAGCTGCCGAGACTCACCATTATATCTTCTCTAATATATGCATGAGTTGTAGGGTGTCCTTGCAGCACGACTTTACCATCATCTACTTGTAACCCCTTGACATTCACATTCCCATCAAAGATTAGTGCAGCTTTGTTCTCATCTGTTAATGGTTTATCATCGCCTTTATAGATAAGGTTTATATTATTGTTACTGCTTGAATTATCTTTTTTGGAATCTGTGCTTTGTCCAAAACTTGCATGGATAATGGTATCCGCTTTTTCTTGTGTTTTATTTTTATCTGTGCCGTAGCCGTAACCCTCTATGACTATATTGCTTTTATTAGTATCTCCCGTTTCAGTATTTATAATATTTGCAAAGGCGTCGTTACTAGAGATAGTATTTAGTGTTAGCGTGTTACCCTTTAAGTCTAAGTTCCCACCGCCATTGCCAAAGTAGATTCCAAGATTTTCTGTTGTGTCTTGTTTTAATTCAAAATGGTTTTGAAAATCTGTATCCAGTTTCGGTGGTTTATATTCCGCACCAAAGGCTTGTGCTTTGCCCTTTACTAGCTCTAAAGTCCCACGCCCACTTGTGAGATATACGCCATTAAAGGCTTGAGAATCAGTATCAAAGATGACTTTTCCGTCGCCTACGCGTAAATAGCCGTATTTATTCTCGCTTGGGGTTTGTGTATATTTAGTTTTAATGACTAGTGTGCCTTTACCGACTTTATGTAAAGAGTCATTTACCCCTGTTTTACCATTTACAAAGCCTAGCTCCCACTCTACCTTTACCTTTTCATCAATATCAAGCCCTGCACCATCAAAGCCAAATATACCGCCATTGGCTTGACTATTGCCGTTAGCACTGCCGCTTGTAACTTTATATATGGTTTCGCTTTGCCCCTCTTTTGCTTTAAATACAAAGCCACCGATATTTCCGCTATCTGCCAGTCGTATATTTTCCTTTGCTGTAAGATTCCCACCACCACTAAAGACTATGTCTTTATCGTTTTGTTTGCCCGTCCATCGTCCATTTTGAAAGCCATTGCTTTCATAAGTCCATGAATTCCCCCCTAAATCCAAAGCCTGTTCATGTTCCTTTTTAAACTTCTCAAAATCTGCTTTAGTCGCTATTGCCACACCGGCATATCCAGCACCCAATAAGTCCGCCGATGAAGTAACGCCAAAAACTTGCCACTTTTTCTCTTTTTGATTGTAGATATAAAATGCTGAGCCACTATCACCGGGGGTTATGCCGTTATACCATGTTAAATCCGTGCGTTGTGCTGCTTTAAGCCCCCAAGCACCCGTTACCTTTGATTGTGCGTAAATAATCTCATCAAATTTTATCGCTCCAAAGCTCCCTCCACGAAGTCCTGTGCCACCGAAAATACCAGCTTTATCAAAGCCTTCTCCATCTTGGTGAGCACCATCTCTAAGGCTTAAACGCCCTTGTCCTGCTTGAAAAATATAATATGTGCCATCGCTATTTTGATAATCTTCTAATGCTTTTTTTAAGGCTTCTAGATTCTTTTTTTCTTCTTCAGGTGATAGCTTATTGCCTCCATTTGTTTCTGGCAGTTTAGCATCAAACAACTCAGTTTCACCCTCTACAATATACTTATTAAAACGCAAGAATTTTACATCAAGTCCATTATTGCTATATTCCTTAGGTCTACCATAGTAGCTATTTCCCCATTTGAGTTGTCCCTCTCCATTTAGTGTATTTGGATCAGTTATTTGTTTCACATGCGTAGCGGTAATGGCAAAATTCCGCCCTAGTGCAGTAGAGTTTCCATTATTACTGCGTGCGGATTGATCGATTATAGGTGATTGGAAATCAACGGACACACCCGGTGTTTTACTTGAATGCAATATCACATTTTGTGCCCCTGCACCGAATACGCCTTTATTTTGTCCAAAATCCAAAAAATCACGATAGAAAAAATGCTCGTTACGAATGTCTTGTGCTTTTAGACTAGTCATCACGCCTAAATAACCAGCAAGGGCTACTGCGATCCACTTTTTCTTCTGCAACATATATGTCCTTTTGATATAGTTTTGGTTAAATAAATATGAAAATTATGCGATGATAGCATGTTTTGTGCCATGTTTGTTTAACAAAAAAAAAAAAACGATTTTCTGCAGAATCTTGCCCTATTTTGCGATGAAACTTTGTGTTAATGATTATTATTTTATTTTGAGATTTTAGGACGAAAAGTTTTGAAATTTAGTTAAGCAAAAATTTTTCGCTATGCTTAAAATGACAAAACAGACTCTTTTGCTAGTTGCTTTAAAAAGGTAGCGAAGATCTAAGTTTCTAGATTTCAAAGTAAAAGATTAACATACTTTGCGTAGTATAAAACTTTTTATGTTTAAGTTTAATAGAGTAAGGTATATTACCAATTATTTTGATTATACTAATACGAAAGGAATAATATGCTTGGTTTTAATGACTTATTGAATCTATTTAGCACAGACATAGAGTGGAATACACATAAAGCCGCAGTGTTTCGCTACTCACATGGTTTTTGCTATTTTCATGCGATAGAGAGATTGCCAAAGATAGACGCACAAAAGCTAATAGGCGTGAGAGAAAATTATGAGTTATTAGAAAATAATACAAGAAATTTCTGTGAAAATAGCCCTGCTGCAAATGCACTTTTATGGGGTGCAAGGGGCTGTGGTAAAAGCTCTATTGTAAAAGCGGTATGCTATGAATACGCAAATAAATATCCAAATCTTCGTGTGCTTGAGGTTGAGAGTAAAGATATTGCGATTTTGCCGCTTTTATTTGATTGTATGCGTTTGCTTAGGGAATATAAATTCATTGTGTTTTGCGATGACTTGACTTTTAATGCAAATACTTCCACATATCATGGGTTAAAAAGCACACTTGATGGTTCTATGGAGCAACAAGCAGAAAATATACTCATATATGCTACTTCAAATCTGCGGCATTTAATGCCAGAAAAGGCGGATTTAAACATGCTGCATACACAAGATTCTATACATGAAGTCCTTGCTTTAAGCGATAGATTCCCATTGCAGATTGGCTTTTATGACAATGGGCAAAAAGAGTATTTAGAAATACTAGAGCATTTAATAAGAGAAGAAAATAGCGATTTATCACAAGAGATGATAACATATATCATGCAAGAAATAAAGCAAGATTCTCTAAACTTTGCTACAAAAATTGGCAATAGAAATCCACGCACAGCAAAAAGCTACTATGCCCTAAATCATGCTAGAATCCTAAATTTCATAAAGACTAAGAATGACTAATAAGATATAAGGGAAGGTATGCAAAAAGATTTTTTTACAAGTCAAAATAGTAAGCTTTTTTGCAACACAGGATTACATTTTGTGCTAACAAATCGCTATCATGGCGTAAGTAATGCCCCATATAATAATCTCAATCTCGCCTATCATGTCGGTGATAACTTAGAATCTGTAAAGAAAAATCGAGCATATATCATGCAAAAATACTATGAAAATAAAACGCTTTTGTATCTTAATCAAATCCATTCTAATACTATCTTTACTATACGAGAAAATAGGGGTATATTAGAATCTACACCTTTATGGGTGGGTGCAGGGTTTGGGGTGCATTTTAACAAGAAATTAGATTCTGTAACAAAATATCATGTTGAGCAAAGCAAGGTATCTAATATAGAATCTAAAAAAGATATTTCGTGCTTACGCACTCAATATGACAATTTATAGTTTTTAGATTCTAAGGTTGTTTATTGTGAGACATGACACTGATTTGTTTGGAATGATGGTAAAAAAAATCAGATGTTTTTCTTCACGCTATCAAGCTTTGAAGTTCCATTCAGGCTGGAGTTAAATTTTTGAAGCTGTATTCCATAGATGCTGTTGCAGAGGCTTGATAGTCGGTTGCAACCTTAATTATTACATTATTATAACACCCAGTTATTGATACAAGGGTTTAAGGCATATTTATTTACAACAAGCAATATTTTAATATATAGTTTTATATAAATCCCTTGCCACAGCGACCAACATTTTGCAGGGAAAAGTTTAGAGATTCGCTATATAATTCATCATCAATAAAAACTTTTTGTGCTTGTAAAATCAAAGTAGAACAAGTTTGGCTAAACTGCAAAATATCCTTAAAATCACAGAAAAATGCAACTTTCACACCTTCAACACATGGGGGATAATCTTTTGCAATCTCTATTGTTGGAATCTTATAGGTTGATGCTTCACTTATATTATAAGGCAATTCTGTGCTTGTTTGCTGCATTGATTCTAAGAAGTCTGGTTGCACCGTGCATATTGTCGCCTTTTTTGTGAGTTTTGCATTCAGCAAGGTATCCTTCATATCGCCATTACTCTTATTCATAATGCTTATACCAAATATCATAGGTGTAGCACAAAGTGGTGCAAAAAAGCTAAATGGTGTAAGGTTTATTATGTCGGCATTACTCTTTGTGCTTATCCATGCAATGGGTCGTGGTGTGATAGAATTGCTTAGAATCTTATAGTTTGCAAGTGGTGTTGAGGTGGAAATATCAAGCAACATTATAATCCTTATATGGCGAGTTTATGATAAGTAGATTATGAGATAATTCCGCACAAGTGTAGCAAAAAACTAGCTATTTTGCAACTCTATTTTGAGAGAGAAAATAGCTAGTCAGTAAAGAATCTTTACAGGTAAGTTTGGTTTAGAATCTTATGTTGTAAAATTTAGACTAACAGATTCTAATGCGCCACAGCTTCACTTATACCAATGCCTGTTTGAGCTCTAAAGTCTTGTGCTTTAAAGCCTTGCTTATCAATGATTGATCTCTCGCTAGAATCTAACCTAGAGATAATAATGATTGATAAAAATGCGATAGGCATACTAAAGATAGCAGGGTGTTTATATGGGAAAATTGCCTCTTCAAAATGCAAGACATCAACCCATACGCTAGGGCTAAGTAGCACGAGTAATAACACTGATAAAAGCCCGATTAAACCACCATAAAGCACGCCATTTGTTGTGAGATTTTTCCAATAAATGCAAAGCAAGATAATAGGAAAATTCACACTTGCAGCAATAGCAAATGCAAGTCCAACGGTAAAGGCTACATTTTGCCCTTGAAACACAATCCCAAGCAGTATAGCCAACACGCCAAGTCCAATAGTCGAAGCTTTTGTAACGCGCATTTCAAGCTTTGGATCGCATTTACCATCTTTTATAACATTTACAAATAAATCGTGGCTAATCGCACTTGCCCCTGAAATAGCAAGTCCCGCTACAACTGCCAAAATTGTAGCAAATGCCACCGCTGAAATGAAACCATAAAGCACATTACCACCTAGCACTTTAGACAATGCGACGGCTTCCATGTTTGCAGCAACACTGAATTTACCATCAACGATAAATTCTGGATTCCCGATTAATAAAGCAATAGCACCAAACCCAATAAGAAAGGTAAGTATATAAAAATAGCCTATAAGTCCGGTAGCAAAGAAGACTGACTTTCTTGCTTCTTTTGCGTCTTTAACCGTGAA
Proteins encoded:
- a CDS encoding flavin reductase family protein; this encodes MLLDISTSTPLANYKILSNSITPRPIAWISTKSNADIINLTPFSFFAPLCATPMIFGISIMNKSNGDMKDTLLNAKLTKKATICTVQPDFLESMQQTSTELPYNISEASTYKIPTIEIAKDYPPCVEGVKVAFFCDFKDILQFSQTCSTLILQAQKVFIDDELYSESLNFSLQNVGRCGKGFI
- a CDS encoding DUF815 domain-containing protein, which encodes MLGFNDLLNLFSTDIEWNTHKAAVFRYSHGFCYFHAIERLPKIDAQKLIGVRENYELLENNTRNFCENSPAANALLWGARGCGKSSIVKAVCYEYANKYPNLRVLEVESKDIAILPLLFDCMRLLREYKFIVFCDDLTFNANTSTYHGLKSTLDGSMEQQAENILIYATSNLRHLMPEKADLNMLHTQDSIHEVLALSDRFPLQIGFYDNGQKEYLEILEHLIREENSDLSQEMITYIMQEIKQDSLNFATKIGNRNPRTAKSYYALNHARILNFIKTKND
- a CDS encoding laccase domain-containing protein; protein product: MQKDFFTSQNSKLFCNTGLHFVLTNRYHGVSNAPYNNLNLAYHVGDNLESVKKNRAYIMQKYYENKTLLYLNQIHSNTIFTIRENRGILESTPLWVGAGFGVHFNKKLDSVTKYHVEQSKVSNIESKKDISCLRTQYDNL
- a CDS encoding S6 family peptidase, producing MLQKKKWIAVALAGYLGVMTSLKAQDIRNEHFFYRDFLDFGQNKGVFGAGAQNVILHSSKTPGVSVDFQSPIIDQSARSNNGNSTALGRNFAITATHVKQITDPNTLNGEGQLKWGNSYYGRPKEYSNNGLDVKFLRFNKYIVEGETELFDAKLPETNGGNKLSPEEEKKNLEALKKALEDYQNSDGTYYIFQAGQGRLSLRDGAHQDGEGFDKAGIFGGTGLRGGSFGAIKFDEIIYAQSKVTGAWGLKAAQRTDLTWYNGITPGDSGSAFYIYNQKEKKWQVFGVTSSADLLGAGYAGVAIATKADFEKFKKEHEQALDLGGNSWTYESNGFQNGRWTGKQNDKDIVFSGGGNLTAKENIRLADSGNIGGFVFKAKEGQSETIYKVTSGSANGNSQANGGIFGFDGAGLDIDEKVKVEWELGFVNGKTGVNDSLHKVGKGTLVIKTKYTQTPSENKYGYLRVGDGKVIFDTDSQAFNGVYLTSGRGTLELVKGKAQAFGAEYKPPKLDTDFQNHFELKQDTTENLGIYFGNGGGNLDLKGNTLTLNTISSNDAFANIINTETGDTNKSNIVIEGYGYGTDKNKTQEKADTIIHASFGQSTDSKKDNSSSNNNINLIYKGDDKPLTDENKAALIFDGNVNVKGLQVDDGKVVLQGHPTTHAYIREDIMVSLGSSSVKHNLLELVKKAEGSLLPSWMDLSRPSTLEQPDWDHRVFKIGKVDLKNSNLDIGREATLEADIKADNQSTINFGGNIKHYIDKKDGENTTGNGFEYQQQVEKKELSIESQKIANQTIHFKGSIEADGTKINSSIYDFNAKLDLKNKASLKADFLTLDREAHKTDAILKIDKDSTAEVKNLIFKGLKGNGNDNNIITGNNGGTNGNGKLSVTESLGFEKSTFNLDNLSSLGSFDKKTNYDLFVKDKSNITGTSTDITGNVGVMNESSLTLKSITLKDIQNGTKDIQDSNIKNSILVEGKNSKLEVSDKITSQNQDNTLIIVDGFKETTGGGTRDIVQGTRQEVIREATLKTTQGIELTGTTQRGLDTQCNGKSGVDCFADESMNGKISNIVLTTGGKIDSNLKATNLQLNVNVDKDSSFLGNGKKLESNNSSVALNFELGGKEQEFNIDAKGKSHITLTAHAKESLTKDSEAFGKALQDSQYKGAITASDGSKIDSNLSNITASVDLKGGASLNIAEGGILTLKDNFNSIKLDGENTALNANTIIADNLSSITFDIKDTAKFNVTNFVFKNGSVEAQKFYGENVWLQDSANVTLKGTDGIKHNLYIADNSTFKTDSNNALKIDKGGDTKIQTEIGSKLEIKKLEATSGSNVYIALDLEKVNENPLTKQVTQSTQKNFDIDAKGGSNVYVNSWDMNREGFGNNGNNTTSLTTDADSRIHFGILKHDMAKQNHITSPIQANLSISQSLTLEHVGKPTQNNKPISNMASNSANSRDITSENATNPTNQAYSESDPAKLAAQAGTNDDRFHALKLQGNTMGQDGVVQNDGKNLTLDNGTRIDVKLDESIKAPNGSGNGNGDFQLNKYYTLISAGSITDNRTDKRIYFEFAENNTPLYWVTIVEDGQVKVKFTKEDPSSYNELKNYINDDKLLEIVIQHNPKNDFVQMAGMANQHQELNSYLAGVNQNMNNMATNNGSAMSNKVLYANNEAINTRVMQVKVMQPTFSKYKLVMNTAQNTQANAEVASDTEPSAFDEIRMIIESIEEQRKKNNAWVNVGGGYFGQSGGNLVFYGTNLGYDRLFSFGSNDYLIGAMAGIGGSNYSLSGIKDTSLFYNVGFYVNTDIQEVHEVQSNMNFSYMDSNKTIESQNNMPSDSMRAGTFGWLWSSYYKYKFDFGTLGEFKQVLKPVGLINIGFNGIGAFSGTTYKQKAYNDFNLAIGAGVEYSIVKENAIYSAQVIAKQGVYSSGDQIFVSLSNAQNFMGYDLRNNTLGFQLNFTGYNKFDYDLSLQYGISSLFDIQGNFGVKGDVRLQYKF